From one Candidatus Zixiibacteriota bacterium genomic stretch:
- the fbaA gene encoding class II fructose-bisphosphate aldolase: protein MPVVTADKYVEMLEKAHAGKYAFPAINVTSTETANAALKGFADAKSDGIIQLSTGAGEFASGLNIKNMVEGSISVAEHVHRMAKHYDVWIALHTDHCQPKKVDSFLKPLIQETARRRKAGQPNLFHSHMFDGSELPLDENMKIARELMKLCKDNDIILEVETGVVGGEEDGIDHSDHPREKLYTTPADMVGVYEALHPIGGRYMLAATFGNVHGIYKPGNVKLRPKILKEGQEAVMATHGKAARFWLVFHGGSGSDLSDIHETLEYGVIKMNVDTDTQYHFTEAIVKHVDENRSELTHSDTDVANKKKFDPRVYLKAAEANMAKRVTQACKDLKSDGKTLFRK from the coding sequence ATGCCCGTTGTAACTGCCGACAAGTATGTCGAAATGCTGGAGAAGGCGCATGCCGGCAAGTATGCGTTTCCGGCTATCAACGTCACGTCCACGGAAACCGCCAATGCGGCGCTGAAAGGGTTCGCCGACGCCAAGTCGGACGGGATCATCCAGCTGTCCACCGGAGCCGGCGAATTTGCGTCCGGCCTCAACATCAAGAACATGGTCGAAGGTTCGATCTCCGTCGCCGAACATGTCCACCGCATGGCGAAACACTACGACGTCTGGATTGCCCTGCACACCGATCACTGCCAGCCGAAAAAGGTCGACTCCTTCCTGAAGCCGCTGATCCAGGAAACCGCGCGGCGTCGGAAAGCCGGTCAACCCAATCTCTTTCACTCGCACATGTTCGATGGGTCGGAACTGCCCCTCGACGAGAACATGAAAATCGCCCGGGAGCTGATGAAGCTGTGCAAGGATAACGACATCATCCTCGAAGTCGAGACGGGCGTGGTCGGCGGCGAAGAGGATGGCATCGACCACAGCGATCACCCCCGCGAAAAGCTGTACACGACTCCGGCCGATATGGTGGGCGTCTACGAGGCGCTGCACCCGATCGGCGGACGGTACATGCTGGCCGCGACCTTCGGCAACGTGCATGGCATCTACAAACCGGGGAACGTGAAGCTGCGTCCGAAAATCCTGAAAGAGGGACAGGAGGCCGTGATGGCGACGCACGGCAAGGCGGCCCGGTTCTGGCTGGTATTTCACGGTGGTTCGGGCTCGGATCTGTCCGACATCCACGAGACGCTGGAGTACGGCGTCATCAAGATGAATGTCGACACCGATACGCAGTATCACTTCACCGAAGCGATCGTGAAGCACGTTGACGAGAATCGCTCCGAGCTGACACACAGCGACACCGACGTCGCCAACAAGAAGAAGTTCGACCCGCGCGTCTACCTGAAGGCGGCCGAAGCCAACATGGCGAAACGGGTCACGCAGGCCTGCAAGGACCTCAAGTCCGACGGCAAGACGTTATTCCGCAAGTAG